The following nucleotide sequence is from Toxoplasma gondii ME49 chromosome IV, whole genome shotgun sequence.
GGGGACCCCGGACAGCTCTGCCCCTGTTCTCTTGTTCCACCGAAAGAGAGTTCTCATCCCGCGActgttctcttttttggACGAAGGACCCTGTtggcttgcatgcgtctcctcgctctttccctctcacgcgtttcgttttttcttgcgTGTCTCGCAGGTTTCTCTCCGCGACCTTTCTCGCTGAGCTCCACGACCCTCTGCTGGACTTCTGTCCGCCGTCGCCTCACGCGCCGGCGCTCCCGGACCGCGACAGGGGGAGCGCGGAGCCAGCGGGGTCGACGGACGACCTACTGCTTGCCCTGCCAGCGGACTTCCTCTCTGGAAAGAACCAGTCTGTGTCGCCTGTGTTGACGCGGCGGCTCTCACGCGCTGGCGTCGCGGATCAGGGCGCGCCGCACCCGAAGGCGGAGACTCCAGAGGTTTTTAATCTGCGAGCCTGCCCGTGGCTGCTCAGACTCAGTGTGTCTGGGTGCGGCTTCTGCGCCCTTTCTggggaagagagcgaggaagaagagacagaggagaacgacgcgaaaggcgagaaggagtCCCGAAACTGCGCGTCGCCTTCACGCTCGTCTCCAGAGCTCTCGCAGTCGCCTCGCCCAGGTGCCCTCAATGCTGCTGCCGGCGCGTCCCCCTCCACGGAGCCCCCTGCGTCTGCCGTCTTGGACAAAGAACAAACGCATGCTTCTTGGACAGATCCGATTCCGACTCGGGAGCCTTTCTTGCACTCGTCGCCGTCCACCACAGCTGACATCTTCCCCCTCGACGCCCAAGGATCGTCTgggcgtctgtctccttcctcgactcTCACGCCCTCCGGCCCCGTTTCCGCGCCGAGCaggtctcctgtctcctcgccctcgcccGATGGGACCgcgacgcaggagacgcgagacgcCGGGGCAACAGCAGAGGCCGCCCTCTCTCAGCGGTGTCAGCTGTGCTCGGGGGAGTGCGACGTGGAGTGTGTACGCTATTTATTTCGAGTTCTGAGTGAAACTCAGCGGGCGTTCTTCGCAGTCGTCGATGTGCTCCTGCCCAGAAATTACCCCGCAGGCCCGCCGTACGTTGCAGTGGGTCTCTCTCACGCCGTCCCCCGAACGGAAGTCCAGAGGCTTCTGCGCGACTTGAGAGAAGAGTTCGAGGCCTCCAAGTAAGGCTTTTGAAAAAAAGATCAAAACTCGCCACCAGTACTCCCATGCTCACACAGGTCCAGACGCGGACATGTGAATATGGAGTCTTCTGTATCTGGATTCACAAGTATATaaacatttatatatatatatatatatatatatatatgtatatatatatatatacgtttgtgtggtgagagagaagctaCTCATCCTTTGTGCCCTGTGGAAGTACTGATGTTTTAtgcggccttctctctcttttcgcaaAAAATATGAATGAGTGTCTCACGGCTTCCCCCGCCTTCCTGTTCACGCTTCTCTTGCTAGATCTCTGTGCATGTGGAGCTCTCTGTCGGTCGTCTCGACTGCGCCTCTTCGTTCAATCCACCATGTCCAGTGCTccgcttcctttcttcctttccttggCCACCTCACCTCCGAtatttcttttcctccgccGCGTTAGTCGACCGCTTCCTtgtgcttcgtctccttccttcctcatcTGGCCTGTCCAGCGTACTCAGCGCATGTCCCGCAtgtcccctctctctgtcttcgttctcgtcAGAGGCGAGGTTGTCTTGTaccgactctgtctccaaCTCCAGTCGTTCATGGCGGAGCTGTCGAGCACCTCTTGCTTCAGCAATTTGTGGGAGGAAATGCATTTCAAGGAGCGTCAGAGACGGCACTTGCTGCTGCGCGAGCAGCATATGATTCACCAGAGTCTGAAGGCTCGGCAAGGCCTTCTGTCGCATCCGTTCGGGCATTTGGCCGGGCGCCTCAACGACGAGCGACGAGCCGCTCCCCTCGGGTCTTCAGAGACGCGCCACAGCTACCGGTACGCCGCCACTCCCTCGCTCGCGGATTCCGTCGACGACAGCGGCCTCGTCGGCAGCCGCGCGCCCGGTGGCGGCCCCTGCCAGGCCGACCGTGGAGCCCAAGGCTCCTACGCCGACCTTGCGACCGCGGTCGGAGCCGGCCCGCTCAAGCGCGCAGGCTCCTCCCGGGGCGACCTCGAGCGCGACCTCGCCGACTCGGTCCCTGGACCTGCCAACGGCGGCCAGTTCGCAGGGCGCCTCGCCGCGCTCGACCGCTTCGGCGAACaacggggagaaaacgccTTCACGTTTCAAGCTGCTGTCAAGGCCCGCATGCGTCGTATCCTCGACGACAGACGACAGGAGCCTTTCGACAATGAGTAGGCGCTGCAggaaaagaggggagagggcGGAGCGTGGCAGGCGGCGGTGCaggcgaacagagagagaacaagggaaggaaaaagagaacaacatccgaaacagaggaagaagagaagaagaggaccaCAGGGCAAGCGGGTGCCGGGGCCTCCAAGGGAGGGCGAAGGCCTTTCGCTCTCGAGCTTTGGGGAAGAAATGTTATGATTGGAGTTGGTGTTAACATGGGAGTTCACGGAtgcgggagaaaacgcgcgaaGAGCGCTAAAACGCGTGGAGTAACAAGGACTGCAGAGGCGCTTCTTGTCGACTTGCGTCTTCGACATTTGCTTCGTCGAGAGGGCGGCGGCGAACGCGGAACAAATACAACGAAAAAGCCTACCGGAGAGTCGAGCGGGGACGCAgtgttttctttccacgATGTCCTTGATTCTTCGGAGGCGACCCGTGGGGTCTCTGGCCTGTATGCAGGTTCCTCGTGACAGTGAGCTGAAGCGAAATGTGACGCGTTGCCCTTTTTCCATGTGCCTGTTCACGGTTGCTCTTTCTTGGATTCTTCGCATCACCCTGTGCTGGAGCCGTGGTCTCAACATGCggctcgcatgcagtcttcTTTTCGAGACCTGCATTCGATTTTTCCTCTTTGGTTGCCGCGACAGGATTCTGTTCCGTTGTTTTTCTGGCATGCTTTTTTGTGTCGGCCAGCCCATCGCTGCAGTACTCCCGGAGTGTCGCCTGGGCCGCCGACGACGAGGCTTCGTTTTACtgggaggacgaggacgacgaagaggttTCTGACTTCCTTGATCTCGAAGAGGACTATGTCGATATTCAGGTAAAACGTCGAGCAATTCTTGTTCTTGgctccttgtctctcgcttccctctctcccactttgcgcgcttcttctccagtgggGAACGTTAGCGCATTTTCACGAACTTCTGTCGTTGAAGCCTATAGAGGCGACGTGAGTGCGACTGCTGGTTTTCTGGACAGCGCATGCGCGGTCGCTGCGTGTGTATGCCTCCACTGTCCATTTTATCTCGGCTTCTCGGGCGTTCCAAGGTGCCttggtcttcttcgtcgtcgcaACATGCGCGTCGCCGCTGCGTAGTTCTCTGGCACTCTCTAACGACGCGTTTCCAGCTCTTAAACAAGCCATGAAGACTTTCTCATTTCGAATTCGGAACGGAGTTCGCGCCCCTCGCTTCCGCTCCGGCGCCTCGCACCGGGTATCTTCTGCTGAaagtctttgtttttctcgttcaGTCGAGCTTCTACGCCTCGCCCTCGAACTCGCGGAGACGGGCCTCGCACCGGCGCTGGATCTCTCAATTTCGGCGCTGCCGCTCGGCTGTCACGTCGCAGCCGTCTCCGATCTCCGGCGCCTTCGGCCTCGAGGTGGAGCCCCAGAAAAAATCAGAGGGCCCGCCGAGTCCCGCGCGCGACTCCGAGGTCCCAGCGGCCTCGCAGGCGCTCTCAGGCGTCGTCGCAGGGGCGCGCGCCGCCCCAGTGGGCGCTGTGCCAGACGAAAagggaggcggagacagcgaaccgGGGGTGctcgagaaagaaagtgCGCAAGCGCTGTCGGGGCAGGCGGGCGTTCCCTCGTCCCCGCTCGCCGGCAAAACgccggaggcgaagaaacagagcgaCAGCGGTGCTGGAGCCCAAGCCGGTTCGGGCGCGCTGGGCTGCACGGGTGCCCGTGACGGCGCCGCGGCTGGCGACGCGGAGACAACGGCGCCCCCGAGCGGCCTCTCCGAGAgcctctgcgtcgcgggGGCGGCGggccgagaggaaaggcgccgCGGGGCAGGGAGTTTCCGATCGCTTCTCCTCAGCTCACAAAGGACGACGAGATACCAAAGAGATTTCATTCAACTCGAGGTGAGAGGAAAGCACGGAGAAGTCGAGGGAAACAGTCTGCGCGAGTACCGCTCCGACACAGGCTGCAAGAGAAGCTgttcgagagaagaatcctgaggagagggagggagactACGGACCCTGAGGGAGTGCGTTTtgggagaaaagacaaccGAGTAACTCATTTCGGCGCAGACCACCCTggtcgtctctgctctttcaTTTTGCGGCGGCCGGCGCGTGTGGTATTTCTTGTAACTTCATGTTCTGTTCTGCTGCCCTGACAGGTACTGGGCAGCCGCGAGCGGTACCGCATTGCTCTCGTTTACCACATCATCGACAAGCACAAGTACATCGTGAAGCAAATCTTCATTCCCTGCGGtccagtgtctctgttggcCCGTCTCTCGCCAGGCACAGAAGCTGGACGGAGACGCAAGCAACTTCAGGGCCTCGAACTCGTTGAAAGCGCTCTTCGTCAAGTGACGCTCCTCTGTGCTCTTCAACATCCCGTACGTCAACACTGAAACAACTCTCAGCCAATACAGGATCTGCATGGTCCGACAAGGCGTCGTAACTGCCGCTAGGTGCTTCTGCGACGATCCAACCACAGTCATCCCTACATATcgacatgtatatatatatatatattttatattgatacatatgcatatatacgtatatatacgtatttatagttatatatatgtgtatatgtatatgtctgtGTGCTTATACGCATCATTCGTTTTCTACATGCGGACATGCATAGATGCACACATGGGGAAAACTGCTCAGCTTCAAAGGACGTTGGCTTCCGCGGTTTTCTCTGCGTGAGTGGAGAGtgcgtttctgttcttcgGTCGGATCACAGGGACTGGCAAGGCAGTGGGGAGGAGGCGCGCTCATAGAactctcttgttttttcgcttcgccTTTGCAGTACATCATGCGGTACCACCAAGCGTGGACGCAGTACCACACCGCCGCTGCGCTCGCCGCCACCAGCGGCGAAGGCGGGGACCCCCCCAACGCGATGCCTCTGTCGGATCTAGGCGACGCGCcagagagcggcgaggagCCTTGCATtggagtgtacgtacagatGGAGTTCTGCGAGCGCAGTCTCGAAGACGAAATCGAGAAACGCACAGTGCTGCACTGGGACTCTCAGCAAATCTGGACGCTGTTTCGACAGGTacaggaaaaaggagaaacgaacgtTCCTCGGTCCATCGAGTTCGCGCGTCGAGACGTGTACACACGTCTGGGACTCTGAACAGATCTGCTACGCAGGCAGCCTGCTCGCCGCTCGACAAGAAGAGGTCTCTCTCGTCAAAATAAAACGCGCAATATCAAATTCTCCACTCCGCATAcgtatataatatatatatatatatatatatatatatatatatatgtatatgtatatgcatgcatatatagtGGGATGTACGTGAATGTGTATATTCATTGTAGAGAAGTAGAGACAGATGGAACTCGGTGTATGATTATCGGAAGGAAGAGCGGTGTtggacagagaagcaagccgcatgtgtctttctctggtGGAGGGTCTGTCGTTTGTGAGTAGCTGTTTATCGTTTCTCAGTTTCCGCCAGTCTTTTTGGATTTTCGGAGGATTGTCTCGGGAACGCGTCGTTCacggtgtctctcgcctgcttGCCGTCGTCTGCCTCCACTCTCCGATAGCCCGTCGCTTTCCCTCTCACTGTCGTTTACAATGAAGCACTGTCTCTGCATTACTCcatgtacatacacagaCGCCGTCGGGATGCGAGGCCGGTTGCAAAAGAGTATCAAGCCGCTGAACAGCGAACTAAGACAGTTAATGACGGTTCCTCTTCGGTGTGCCGCTGGTTTGGTTCGCGTTTCGTCGGAGTAGATTCCCTGCGCAATTTCGTTTTTGTTCACATGTCGTTTGAGTCGAGCCTTGCCCTGTTGCAAAGGCAGACATCGTCGCCTTTCGTGTAGCGCCTCCGTggctgcgtttttctcctcgcgaCGACTTTTTTCAGACGCTGGAAGCTctggtgtacatacaccgcaaCCGGGTGTGTCACCTGTCTCTGAAGCCGTCGAACGTATTTCTTGAGCCTGACGCTTACGGCTACAATGTCAAGGTGAGTCCCGCGTCGaacctctcttctgctttttcgcaCTGGCGAGAAAGCACCGTTGGTTtatcttttctctcccttcgtctcgTGGAGTTTGCATCGTTTCCCCCTCTTTCGGTTCTCTTTTCGCGCTTCTCGTCGCTGGTCTGCGGGGCCGTCTTCGTCGATTTCGCAGATgactcgtttctcttccctccgaTACAGCTGCTGCTGACTTCGAATTCCCTCTCTCAAACGccgacgagagaagcagaggacgcCGAGCAGCGTTTTCTCAAAGTGCAGaaaaagtgcatgcgtctcccgtctgcctctctccagcaTTTTATTGTTTTTTCAAATGCAGTGAATGTTcggtttctcgtctgcgtcttccatTCGACTGTCGAGACACCTGGGTGTCGGTTGTACTTTTCAGCTGGGCGACTTCGGCATCACTTCACTTTTTTCGATTGTTCACAACGTGCACTCGCCCATTTCGCGACTCTACACGGCGCCGGAACTCCTCGGCGCAGCGGACAGGAAATTCGCTTCTCTGACGATGCGCGACGCAGACAAGGCAGACATGTACTCTCTCGGGTGAGAAGCACTGACAACGAAGCGTGAGAATGAtcaagggagaagaaggccgcgGAAAAAACGGGGCAGTAGGCGCGGCGAGACGGCGACGCGGAAGATCAAATTGGAGAAACGAtgggggagagaaagggaggcagacgagagacgctGGGTCGCTAAGAGTGGAAGGAAATCGAGGAAGTGtaggagggagagaggcggacggcagaagcgaaggcagagaagaggaactgaAGAAATGTTACAGGACACAGCAGAGGAACGCGTCCACGAAAGCGACAGGCGACTCTTCACAAGTTTGACTTGCAGAACGCGTCAGCCTCTTTTGTAGAAGAGGCGCGACATTCCGTTTGTACAGGCGTATGTCTCGGAGGCCTCCGACGTCAAGGACGGCTGCGATGAAACGCTTCTTTCCACGTCcgcttcgcgtcttcttccctgcccTGTCTGGAGCTCTCGTTGACTGCAtgctcgcgcttctctccgttgtATCTGTCTCCCGTGTGCCAGCTGTCTGTGCCTTTTTGAGCGGCCCTTCCTCGACGCtgtttgtttccttctctcagcGTCCTCTTTGCGGAGATGTGGGGTCGACACGAAATGTTCGGACGCTCCTGCAGTCGGATCGAGTTTTTAACTTCTCTCGTGAAAGAACGGAATCTGCAGCAGCTGAACGTTCCTTCAGCGGCCGTCAAAATCATCAAGTAAGCTTGATACTCAACACCTGGTCCATCTGAACATTCACTTTCATCTGACGTGatacaatatatatacatatatatatatatacatacatatacatatatatatatatattcttatgtatgcatatgtgtctTTATTTATAGATACGTagctgtgtgtgtgtgtgatgATGCTTATGAATATACATATTTCtacatatttgtatgtatacaGGTTGTTTTTTGATGTGACGTCTTGGTTCGAGCTGTGAGAGCAGAAGGCACATAAGGCTCGGTGTTTGTGGCGAAGCGTATTTCAGTGTGAACGTTCGCGAgtttctgctgctgctcatGTAGAACGCTCGTGACTCCTTGTTGAGTCTTTGGTACTCAAGAACAGGAAAGTCGGAACTACCTCTTTGTGCAGCGTGGACTGTCGACTGAATCGACAAGCTCGAAGGCTAtaatctctgtctctgtcttaGCTGCTATTCTGTACGGAGAAACGTTTCGAGCGTTTGCTTGCTCCGAATTCGAAGTCTTTCTAGCAACTGTTGCGCTTCAAGGAACATGGAAAGACATGTTGAAACCTGTGGGAGAAATACTCCGATGCACGTTTTTAGACGAGAACAGCGCCGCGCAGAGGTGCATCAAAACAACAgaccgagaaggagagggtAAAATGCGAGGCGCGAGGACAACACAGAGAATGAACGGCGGGGAACTGCATGCTTGAGGGGCCGGTCTCTTCAGCTCAGAATCagctgcgttttcctttcttttcctgtttctctcttctcgtttttcttcgttcccaACTATGCCTGGTTTGCACGCGTTGTAATGCGCGTTGTGGCTGCAGCTGTCTGCAACTCTGTCTTTGTGTCCGGCTCGTTTTTTCGCTCACCGCCTGCCTGCCTGCAGTCGATGGTGTCTTCGCGCGTTTCCATCTCGCCTGGTttgagtcttcttctccacccttTATTTGaccttcttgtctctcgccaTTTCGCCATCTCTGTGTCGCTCGTTCGTTATCTCGGACTGTTGCTGTcgctccgtctctctcttgctccgCTTCTGGCTCTTCCCCATCGTAGCCTCTGAGTGTCTTAGAGCCGCATGCtcgtttgccttctctctccctctcgccttctctccccgtctcgccttctccccccgtctcgcctgcttccttcctcacGTCCTTCGATCTGTCTGCGACCATGCGTTTAGGcacctgctgtctccgaatCCTGGAGATCGTCCTTCGTCAATGACTTTGCTGCagtcttcgctgcttccaCCAGCTGTCGAGGAGGATCTGTTCAaagcctttcttcttcggctgcgTACGCAGGTCCAGAGTCGCTCTGCGACACCGCCTCTTCGGgactcttcgctctcgcctgcgagcagaaagaaaacagatcCGCGGAAAAAAAATCTGGACAAAGGCCGaagttctctcgcttccacCGCTCAGACTGAAGGCCTGCAATCCCACACTCCACACGGAGCCCCGGGCCTGGCAGGCGAAGTCCTCAAAATCTTTTTTCGTCGACAATTCGATTCTGCATCTGCGACTCTCTTCTTTAGTGATTTCCTTGTACGTCCACGAACAGTCTTTCGCATGCGTACGCCTTTCTCAAAAATATGGGCATTCACAAGCTGTTCCACTGTTCTCTACCTACATGTGTAGGTATATACGCATACATTTATTTATTTAACTCATACGTTTCCATAGATacacctacatatatatatatatatttatattacatatatatatattacatatatatatatatatatatatatatatatatatatattacatatatatatttatattatatatatgtatatatatttatacatattatatatatatatacatatatattctGAATATTTCTACAGAAGTGTTTGTATGAGTACACAGTCACGCATGTGTCTGCAGAGGTGTGTAGGACTTGGTGGCGTTTACGAGTAGAAAAATTCGTGTATAAAGACGGACGTCTTTGCTGCTGTATAGATCTACGGGGCAGTTGGATACGAGAAACATGTCTACCTCTACAGGCGCATCAGTCTTCATcagtctgtttctccctgtgGACCCGTAtatgcgtctctctgcttttaTCGATGTCCTTTCCCCTACCTCTGTGTATGCATGCCCTTCTTCAAAGTATCCATCGACGCGTTCTGTCGTCTCCTCAGTATCTGTATCTCTTCCCGTCtgcctcttgttctccctctgtaTATCTACACATTTATACAAatgaatgcatatatatatatatatttatatatatttatatatgcgtatTTATAAAGATATTCATATGTAAAACGACACGTATAAAAAACACATATAAGTATATCAATAAatttgtatatataaacaGGAATATGGAAGGCGTGAACATAGAGGAGTGCGAACAATAGCCATGCTATGAAATACTTATCACGTACGCGTTTGTTATTTCTACACTGacgtatctatatatatatatatatatatgtatatttctATATGAAGGCATGTCTATTTAGGAATGAATATTTATTGAACAAGGTgaacgtggagagacagatttACATTTGTGGGGGAATGATGCATGTGTCGACCGAGGGTACGAGGGCGAGGCAGCCAGTCCTACGGTCGGCGGATTCGCTGTCAACgtccctttccttcctcgtccaACTGCGCAAAGGGGAGACTGGAAAAGAGCGACTTTTGTCGTTTGCGACTGCTTTTCCACAGAGAAGATCCAGCACGGCGCCCGAGCCTGAAATGCGGTGTCTCGTACAACGGTCCCTTGCCGACTTCTTTGCTCGATGCGGCGCAGACGAAATTCAAATCCCTCTCCTTGTTCCCCTGACGAAAGGCCTGGCGAAATGTGAAGAGGCCTTGAAACACTCACGTACGAAATCTCAGCATCTCagttgcttcttttcttcccccgTCTCGTTCTTTAACTCTCTGTCGTTCTTGGTCTGTggagttctctctccagctctgcctgtctcgtcCGCGGTCGTTCTTTGTGTTTTTGtacgcttctctctctccctagCTGGCGtccgcgctctctctgtacCTCTTCCGCTGTCGGTCTCCTTCGCCGTGTCTGTGTTTCAACTGTTCTACGCGTCCTggttttgctttttcttcgttcctcgaCGGGTGGACGCACCAACCGTTGCAACCCCAcagccttctcctctgccctgtttttcttttcagcgACGTATGCGTCGATTCCTCTCTCcgagtctctgtctctgctggaCCACAGAAATGTACTTCTGACTCTCCCGCGGTTCTTCACCTCTGCGCTCTGTGCCTGCGGAGACGCGGGCGCCTTGCCAGACTCTCTCCACTCTGCGTCGCTCGCGCCATCTCCGGAGGCGGCTCTCCAggcgctgctgtctcctgtctcctcgcgcctgTCGAcctgtcccttctgtggggaactgtctccttcggcttccgtgtctcctcgctcgtcgctctcgtccgCCTCCTGCTTTGCCCATGCTGCGCTCCTCTCGGCGCCTGTGGGCAGAGCTTACGCTGGGCTCCTCGAAGactcagagagaggaaaagagaaaacagaagactCTGAAATTTCGAGTGCAGGATGCGAATACCGACGCTTCTGCGTGGGCCATTGTTACACAGCTCCAACGGTACGTTGTCTTAAATGCTGTCCGAAgattccgtttcttctttcttcttgcgtctCGAAACTAGCTCTTCTCTCAGACCTACGCGCGTTCGTGGATGCTGCGCGTCTCACGTTCTTAGTGTAGAGTGTTTGTCCTCTTTAGTCTCGAAACGTTTTAGCGTCGCGCCTCGATGCCgcccgcttctcctctctgccgccaTTGCAAGTTCCTCGCTTACCTGTACCGTAAACTTTTGTGTTTCTGATCTGCGACTCGTCGATTCCCTGCCACCTGTtcgctgtacatacaccccacTGCGGTCGCGCTGTGTCGTGTAGGTCTCGTTCCTCGCGAGCTACGGTCACCCTCTTCCATACTTTTCCGCCTGCTAccagcttctcttccctgCTGGCCCCGAGCCGCCTTGTCCCTCCTCAACATCCCCGCTCTGTCGCAAATCCAGTAAGCCTGCCGCTGCGACGGAGGcatctcctccttctcttccccactcttcttctcct
It contains:
- a CDS encoding eIF2 kinase IF2K-D (incomplete catalytic triad) (encoded by transcript TGME49_319610~Gene product name based on ToxoDB Community Expert Annotation.), with the protein product MRIGTETPRGGTRAASEEDGDDGSWTLVASKRRRPPPRTPPGLASASQARSARGRAAASLSNRARRSLSQRSRRPRQEARPHGSPPCALSASAAAGSAETVGASGEDEDAGLRGGAQEQGTARDLREQWPELAAAAQAGWGESAPPRATSSWATVAAGSCGSARAPLGQALRPCLSTPTGREAPPANVPGQAPCGVAEPRRPGAKASAPSGSSRRQEMPREVPTRPQTARGPAEAATASGLVLGRSPKGPRGGETEGRRRSLGEERRESDGKAEGKGSRKPQLDRAGGKTQHRGSPEEGREKAGGLVETNGEAAEAKRGPSKKEHPDKVAEEARMQEESKGTQGGKQDRQPGRKLSGEKKRVETSHTEPAGAAGLPSTAGIRQKAPSGHRTSADEALKPRRAVSSSALASPLSSMSPTGPAAQSPLPASSRGTTSAKPPVGAPMSVSAPRPKLVSDKDLRATLEDTEKAVSASTPRGAGGAGPERETDAACRASAACGEAEKVSSDEQRDGAKALGKGGKKAEVKTNARGKEAKTADGGEAEGSGKTQEKRERSALRPTERPGKVPETQGEEGERGTLSGGREEEGEALASFTEEEKKNQSQEPSAAGLRFLCQCEQGDSATEEQEEDEVRAMDAMYTPVKILQPGFLSATFLAELHDPLLDFCPPSPHAPALPDRDRGSAEPAGSTDDLLLALPADFLSGKNQSVSPVLTRRLSRAGVADQGAPHPKAETPEVFNLRACPWLLRLSVSGCGFCALSGEESEEEETEENDAKGEKESRNCASPSRSSPELSQSPRPGALNAAAGASPSTEPPASAVLDKEQTHASWTDPIPTREPFLHSSPSTTADIFPLDAQGSSGRLSPSSTLTPSGPVSAPSRSPVSSPSPDGTATQETRDAGATAEAALSQRCQLCSGECDVECVRYLFRVLSETQRAFFAVVDVLLPRNYPAGPPYVAVGLSHAVPRTEVQRLLRDLREEFEASKGEVVLYRLCLQLQSFMAELSSTSCFSNLWEEMHFKERQRRHLLLREQHMIHQSLKARQGLLSHPFGHLAGRLNDERRAAPLGSSETRHSYRYAATPSLADSVDDSGLVGSRAPGGGPCQADRGAQGSYADLATAVGAGPLKRAGSSRGDLERDLADSVPGPANGGQFAGRLAALDRFGEQRGENAFTFQAAVKARMRRILDDRRQEPFDNDPSLQYSRSVAWAADDEASFYWEDEDDEEVSDFLDLEEDYVDIQSSFYASPSNSRRRASHRRWISQFRRCRSAVTSQPSPISGAFGLEVEPQKKSEGPPSPARDSEVPAASQALSGVVAGARAAPVGAVPDEKGGGDSEPGVLEKESAQALSGQAGVPSSPLAGKTPEAKKQSDSGAGAQAGSGALGCTGARDGAAAGDAETTAPPSGLSESLCVAGAAGREERRRGAGSFRSLLLSSQRTTRYQRDFIQLEVLGSRERYRIALVYHIIDKHKYIVKQIFIPCGPVSLLARLSPGTEAGRRRKQLQGLELVESALRQVTLLCALQHPYIMRYHQAWTQYHTAAALAATSGEGGDPPNAMPLSDLGDAPESGEEPCIGVYVQMEFCERSLEDEIEKRTVLHWDSQQIWTLFRQTLEALVYIHRNRVCHLSLKPSNVFLEPDAYGYNVKLGDFGITSLFSIVHNVHSPISRLYTAPELLGAADRKFASLTMRDADKADMYSLGVLFAEMWGRHEMFGRSCSRIEFLTSLVKERNLQQLNVPSAAVKIIKHLLSPNPGDRPSSMTLLQSSLLPPAVEEDLFKAFLLRLRTQVQSRSATPPLRDSSLSPASRKKTDPRKKNLDKGRSSLASTAQTEGLQSHTPHGAPGLAGEVLKIFFRRQFDSASATLFFSDFLRRSSTAPEPEMRCLVQRSLADFFARCGADEIQIPLLVPLTKGLAKCEEALKHSPTYASIPLSESLSLLDHRNVLLTLPRFFTSALCACGDAGALPDSLHSASLAPSPEAALQALLSPVSSRLSTCPFCGELSPSASVSPRSSLSSASCFAHAALLSAPVGRAYAGLLEDSERGKEKTEDSEISSAGCEYRRFCVGHCYTAPTVSFLASYGHPLPYFSACYQLLFPAGPEPPCPSSTSPLCRKSSKPAAATEASPPSLPHSSSPFSPSSHLALSAEEQRTALLEAEVLSVCGGAMRTVQASLGLALGWRVSWSLGSLLPAILRESFLVPLSELPHAMALLRQVRPSETGQVPRDALQKAVERLLDNHSVLPFAERPRFAASLLCVAACDGASVRASVARLFQVHSRLHRRMQSDAVLSRLCLLLAHRPLAPRPLLLQLLSSSSLALGGACQPGGDRGRDAERRVETGHSQGTEGQDKGGSAAEQSLADAFLAGEVGRHLMRALYIERSLAKTEEECRNFLFRVFLPGDFRSFDPMGLLFQASVGTSCPDKSSSSSSSSSSSSSSSSSPFEGIPVGDGGTLLAWAWSGEEPRGGRVYRQASSVSFPSLSALSHRSASVSLRRREEKLSSSPAVSPAALQTLSFELALERVLSFSSLLRRLRENPALCQFGAGPLPLPSFVLPLVFSAEANAAALRLATALVKQTAPPADETESFFGAGGDGANSASELGDVAALDYSLPQVVVTAQSAKQLPLGFSLVCRLLRRGIRAELRVTPVVETSYFQRLLRRSRRILYHVQIQHHRASVAAHATLTVSPESCVSALASGASYASLLTLDALPAALSFLPGGAPTSGVLSSREAAASLLRGEHSAQGFAASFKAREEASLPSSAPQSGAAAAGIGGPAGPGGAAFAGPPHNFLVPGAGGAQSLRTAAGGACLPSLASLPAAYVIEALHAGAGGARDLASAFFPERKKQKVFSEAAAIHLLCSALVEGYEGEKGSGGRKTKKGGAAERGESDCAKPGRGGRDRR